One stretch of Streptomyces agglomeratus DNA includes these proteins:
- the macS gene encoding MacS family sensor histidine kinase, with product MMARAQRERVVRMSVEQPLWRALTAYRVLTMLYAVLLFVFTRDKFERPAVAVAFLAVMSVWTLITLPKVANAASCTKRFLVADLAVALTGIMLTPLADAHAQQIDGATLPSIWTAGSVLAFAIKGGWRWAAFASSFVAAANIVERGEPSRDTFHNVLLVWVASIAIGYVVEVARASERTLARALEIEAATRERERLARDIHDSVLQVLAMVQRRGTALGGEAAELGRMAGEQEVALRTLVSSGLVPATRASEDAAMGAVVRTVEVDEDEGGPGRDTRPCDLRSLLAPHAGSKVSFAEPGAPVLLEAAAARELAAAVSAALDNVRRHAGDDAQAWILVEDWPEEVIVTVRDDGPGIPEGRLAQAEGEGRLGVALSIRGRLRDIGGTAELISVPGQGTEVELKVPRGKAGQAR from the coding sequence ATGATGGCCAGGGCTCAGCGCGAACGTGTCGTGCGCATGTCGGTCGAGCAGCCGCTGTGGCGTGCGCTCACCGCCTACCGCGTGCTGACGATGCTCTACGCGGTGCTGCTGTTCGTCTTCACGCGGGACAAGTTCGAGCGTCCCGCCGTGGCCGTCGCGTTCCTCGCGGTGATGTCCGTCTGGACGCTCATCACGCTCCCCAAGGTGGCGAACGCGGCGAGCTGCACCAAGCGCTTCCTCGTCGCCGACCTCGCCGTCGCCCTCACCGGCATCATGCTCACCCCGCTCGCCGACGCGCACGCGCAGCAGATCGACGGCGCCACCCTGCCGTCGATATGGACCGCGGGTTCCGTCCTCGCGTTCGCCATCAAGGGCGGCTGGCGCTGGGCCGCCTTCGCCTCCTCCTTCGTCGCCGCCGCGAACATCGTCGAGCGCGGCGAGCCCAGCCGGGACACGTTCCACAACGTCCTGCTGGTGTGGGTCGCCTCCATCGCGATCGGTTACGTCGTCGAGGTCGCCCGCGCTTCCGAGCGCACCCTCGCCCGCGCCCTGGAGATCGAGGCGGCCACCCGCGAACGGGAGCGCCTCGCCCGCGACATCCACGACAGCGTGCTCCAGGTGCTCGCCATGGTGCAGCGGCGGGGCACCGCGCTCGGCGGCGAGGCGGCCGAGCTCGGCAGGATGGCCGGCGAGCAGGAAGTCGCCCTGCGCACCCTGGTCTCCAGCGGCCTCGTGCCGGCGACGCGCGCCTCGGAGGACGCCGCGATGGGTGCGGTCGTCCGTACGGTCGAGGTGGACGAGGACGAGGGCGGCCCCGGGCGGGACACCCGCCCCTGCGACCTGCGTTCGCTGCTCGCCCCGCACGCCGGGTCGAAGGTCAGCTTCGCCGAGCCCGGCGCCCCGGTCCTGCTGGAGGCGGCGGCCGCGAGGGAGCTGGCGGCGGCTGTCAGTGCCGCACTGGACAATGTGCGCAGGCACGCCGGGGACGACGCCCAGGCGTGGATCCTGGTCGAGGACTGGCCGGAAGAAGTAATCGTGACGGTACGGGACGACGGCCCCGGCATCCCGGAGGGCCGGCTCGCGCAGGCGGAGGGGGAGGGGCGGCTCGGCGTCGCCCTGTCGATCCGGGGGCGGCTGCGGGACATCGGCGGAACGGCCGAGCTGATCTCGGTACCGGGGCAGGGCACGGAAGTAGAACTGAAGGTTCCACGGGGGAAGGCAGGACAGGCGCGATGA
- a CDS encoding DUF5304 domain-containing protein, translated as MSDATERPEAAEAPEADAWAKACAEDLAAERARRRADTGGAQPGSAGEELRKLLDAVADKVTSLQSSLPGMAAQGTVSQLINQAKSAVEPVIERNPEVFDHLAAAGNELLAAYRSAVQGQEGRWTRGPARPADREDGKYDGNDGDDGPEGPSSSKHIDLD; from the coding sequence ATGAGCGATGCCACCGAGCGTCCAGAAGCCGCCGAGGCCCCCGAAGCCGACGCGTGGGCGAAGGCTTGCGCCGAGGACCTCGCCGCCGAGCGGGCCCGCCGCCGCGCCGACACCGGCGGGGCGCAGCCGGGGTCCGCGGGCGAGGAACTGCGCAAGCTCCTCGACGCCGTCGCCGACAAGGTCACCTCGCTCCAGTCGTCGCTGCCCGGCATGGCCGCGCAGGGCACGGTCAGCCAGCTCATCAACCAGGCGAAGTCCGCCGTCGAGCCCGTCATAGAGCGCAACCCGGAGGTCTTCGACCACCTGGCCGCGGCCGGAAACGAGCTGCTGGCCGCCTACCGCTCGGCCGTCCAGGGCCAGGAGGGCCGCTGGACCCGCGGGCCCGCGCGGCCGGCGGACCGCGAGGACGGGAAGTACGACGGAAACGACGGAGACGACGGTCCCGAAGGCCCTTCGTCGAGCAAGCACATCGACCTGGACTGA
- a CDS encoding alpha/beta hydrolase encodes MPVLPGAEPFRHEGGEVGVLLCHGFTGSPQSLRPWAGHLAERGLTVSLPLLPGHGTRWEDMQLTGWQDWYAEVDRELRVLRERCAQVFVFGLSMGGALTLRLAAKHGDAISGIAVVNPANKVHGLSAYALPVARHLVRTTKGLRSDIAKAGVEEVGYDRVPLHAAHSVRNFFRLVDAELPQVTQPMLLLHSPQDHVVPAADSARILSRVSSTDVTEILLEQSYHVATLDHDAERIFDESYAFIGRLAPSVGKKGSTTGG; translated from the coding sequence GTGCCGGTCCTTCCTGGAGCCGAGCCGTTCCGCCACGAGGGCGGAGAGGTCGGCGTCCTCCTCTGTCACGGCTTCACCGGTTCCCCGCAGTCGCTGCGCCCCTGGGCCGGCCACCTGGCCGAGCGCGGGCTGACTGTCTCCCTGCCGCTGCTGCCCGGGCACGGCACCCGCTGGGAGGACATGCAGCTCACCGGCTGGCAGGACTGGTACGCGGAGGTCGACCGCGAGCTGCGCGTACTGCGCGAGCGGTGCGCACAGGTCTTCGTGTTCGGGCTCTCGATGGGCGGGGCGCTCACGCTGCGCCTCGCCGCGAAGCACGGGGACGCGATCTCCGGCATCGCCGTGGTCAACCCGGCGAACAAGGTGCACGGCCTGTCGGCGTACGCCCTGCCGGTCGCCCGTCATCTCGTACGTACGACGAAGGGTCTGCGCAGTGACATCGCGAAGGCGGGCGTCGAAGAGGTCGGCTACGACCGCGTCCCGCTGCACGCGGCGCACTCCGTGCGGAACTTCTTCCGGCTCGTCGACGCGGAGCTGCCCCAGGTGACCCAGCCGATGCTGCTGCTGCACAGCCCGCAGGACCACGTCGTGCCGGCGGCGGACTCGGCCCGCATCCTCAGCCGGGTCTCGTCGACGGACGTCACCGAGATCCTGCTGGAACAGAGCTACCACGTCGCGACGTTGGACCATGACGCGGAGCGGATCTTCGACGAGAGTTATGCGTTCATCGGCCGCCTCGCTCCGAGTGTCGGGAAGAAGGGGAGCACGACCGGTGGCTGA
- a CDS encoding ROK family glucokinase produces MGLTIGVDIGGTKIAAGVVDEEGTILDTHKVPTPPTAEGIVDAICAAVSEAGKGHQIDAVGIGAAGYVDDKRATVLFAPNIHWRHEPLKDKVEQRVGLPVVVENDANAAAWGEYRFGAGKGHEDVICITLGTGLGGGIIIGNKLRRGRFGVAAEFGHIRVVPDGLLCGCGSQGCWEQYASGRALVRYAKQRANATPENAKILLALGDGTAAGIEGKHVSAAARQGCPVAVDSFRELARWAGAGLADLASLFDPSAFIVGGGVSDEGELVLDPIRKSFRRWLIGGQWRPHAQVLAAQLGGKAGLVGAADLARQG; encoded by the coding sequence ATGGGACTCACCATCGGCGTCGACATCGGCGGCACGAAGATCGCGGCAGGCGTGGTCGACGAAGAGGGCACCATTCTCGACACGCACAAGGTGCCGACGCCGCCGACCGCCGAAGGCATCGTCGACGCGATCTGCGCGGCCGTCTCCGAGGCGGGCAAGGGCCACCAGATCGACGCGGTCGGCATCGGGGCCGCGGGTTACGTCGACGACAAGCGCGCCACCGTCCTGTTCGCGCCCAACATCCACTGGCGGCACGAGCCGCTGAAGGACAAGGTCGAGCAGCGCGTCGGCCTGCCCGTCGTCGTGGAGAACGACGCGAACGCCGCCGCCTGGGGCGAGTACCGGTTCGGAGCGGGCAAGGGCCACGAGGACGTCATCTGCATCACCCTCGGCACCGGCCTCGGCGGCGGCATCATCATCGGCAACAAGCTGCGCCGCGGACGCTTCGGCGTGGCCGCCGAGTTCGGCCACATCCGGGTCGTCCCCGACGGCCTGCTGTGCGGCTGCGGCAGCCAGGGCTGCTGGGAGCAGTACGCGTCCGGGCGGGCCCTCGTCCGGTACGCCAAGCAGCGCGCCAACGCCACCCCCGAGAACGCGAAGATCCTCCTTGCCCTCGGCGACGGTACGGCCGCGGGCATCGAGGGCAAGCACGTCAGCGCCGCGGCGCGGCAGGGCTGCCCGGTGGCCGTGGACTCGTTCCGCGAGCTGGCCCGGTGGGCGGGCGCGGGCCTGGCCGACCTGGCCTCGCTCTTCGACCCGTCGGCGTTCATCGTCGGCGGCGGTGTCTCGGACGAGGGCGAGCTGGTGCTCGACCCGATCCGCAAGTCATTCCGGCGCTGGCTGATCGGCGGCCAGTGGCGTCCGCACGCGCAGGTGCTCGCCGCTCAGCTGGGCGGCAAGGCCGGCCTGGTCGGCGCGGCGGACCTGGCGCGCCAGGGCTGA
- a CDS encoding endonuclease/exonuclease/phosphatase family protein gives MATSPISTLPESRTEADGSAVIRVLSYNIRSMRDDREALARVIGACEPDLVLIQEAPRFFRWRKHAAWLAAHSDLVTLGGGATASGPLLLCSLRVTVERTDDVLLPRTPGLHQRGFATAVVRIGGARLGVLSCHLSLQREERYAQGGMLLDRLEAMGVPHAVAGGDLNERPDGRTFRRLAGELQDCWAVKPWGGEYTSTPDDPHQRIDAVFATEGIEVLGCGVPLGLPEADVRAATDHLPVLAALRVPAS, from the coding sequence ATGGCGACGAGCCCGATCAGTACGCTGCCCGAGTCCCGCACCGAGGCCGACGGTTCGGCCGTCATCCGTGTGCTCAGCTACAACATCCGCTCGATGCGCGACGACCGGGAGGCGCTGGCCCGGGTCATCGGTGCCTGCGAGCCCGACCTGGTCCTCATTCAGGAGGCGCCGCGCTTCTTCCGCTGGCGCAAGCACGCCGCGTGGCTCGCCGCCCACAGCGACCTGGTGACGCTCGGCGGTGGAGCGACCGCTTCCGGCCCGCTGCTGCTGTGTTCGCTGCGGGTGACGGTGGAGCGTACGGACGATGTCCTGCTGCCGCGTACGCCGGGGCTGCACCAGCGGGGGTTCGCGACGGCGGTGGTGCGGATCGGGGGCGCGAGACTCGGCGTACTGAGCTGCCACCTCAGCCTCCAGCGCGAGGAGCGGTACGCCCAGGGCGGGATGCTGCTGGACCGCCTCGAAGCCATGGGCGTCCCGCACGCCGTGGCCGGCGGCGACCTCAACGAACGCCCCGACGGGCGGACTTTCCGCCGGCTGGCGGGGGAGCTCCAGGACTGCTGGGCGGTGAAGCCGTGGGGCGGCGAGTACACCTCGACCCCGGACGACCCGCACCAGCGCATCGACGCGGTCTTCGCGACCGAGGGGATCGAAGTCCTGGGCTGCGGCGTCCCGTTGGGCCTTCCGGAGGCCGACGTACGCGCGGCCACGGACCACCTCCCGGTCCTGGCGGCGCTGCGCGTACCGGCGTCCTGA
- a CDS encoding lysophospholipid acyltransferase family protein — protein sequence MKFSIGGSLKVAFRPWVEGLENIPAEGPAILASNHLSFSDSFFLPAVLDRKVTFIAKAEYFTSPGVKGKLTAAFFKGVGQLPVDRSGARGAGEAAIKAGIDVIKGGGLFGIYPEGTRSPDGRLYRGKPGGLARVALATGAPVIPVAMIDTEKIQPPGKVVPKLMRPGIRIGKPLDFSRYHGMDGDRFILRSVTDEVMYEIMKLSGQEYVDIYATAAKRQIADAEKAAKAEKAELEKAEKAAQAGKAERSGA from the coding sequence ATGAAGTTCTCCATCGGAGGGTCACTGAAGGTCGCCTTCAGGCCCTGGGTGGAGGGCCTCGAGAACATTCCCGCCGAGGGTCCCGCGATCCTGGCGAGCAACCACCTGTCCTTCTCGGACTCCTTCTTCCTGCCGGCGGTCCTCGACCGCAAGGTCACCTTCATCGCCAAGGCCGAGTACTTCACCTCGCCCGGTGTGAAGGGAAAGCTCACCGCCGCCTTCTTCAAGGGCGTCGGCCAGCTCCCCGTGGACCGCTCGGGCGCGCGCGGCGCCGGTGAGGCGGCGATCAAGGCCGGTATCGACGTGATCAAGGGCGGCGGCCTCTTCGGCATCTATCCGGAGGGCACCCGTTCGCCGGACGGCCGTCTGTACCGGGGCAAGCCGGGCGGCCTCGCCCGTGTGGCGCTCGCCACCGGCGCCCCCGTCATCCCGGTCGCCATGATCGACACCGAGAAGATCCAGCCGCCCGGCAAGGTCGTGCCCAAGCTGATGCGGCCGGGCATCAGGATCGGCAAGCCGCTGGACTTCAGCCGCTACCACGGCATGGACGGCGACCGGTTCATCCTGCGCTCGGTGACCGACGAGGTCATGTACGAGATCATGAAGCTCTCGGGCCAGGAGTACGTCGACATCTACGCGACGGCGGCGAAGCGGCAGATCGCCGACGCGGAGAAGGCCGCCAAGGCGGAGAAGGCGGAGCTGGAGAAGGCCGAGAAGGCCGCGCAGGCCGGCAAGGCGGAACGGTCCGGCGCGTAA